The Prochlorococcus marinus str. MIT 9301 genome segment ATTATGAACGAAGCTAAAAATTATAGCTTGTAAAGATATTGATATTTTTGTGCTATATTCAAATTTTAATTCTTCTAGTAACCAGCCTCTAAAAATTATTTCTTCTGCGAATCCAACACCTAATCCCAGGACAATAGAATTTAACAATATTATTGGTGAGAATTCACCTATCCAAGAAATATAATTTTTTTGCAATAGTGGTACCAGAATTAGAATTATTAAAACTAAAGCAAATAAAATACCTTGAGAAAAATTGAAAAAGTTTTTTAAGAATTTGTCTTTTGTTATCCCAAGAAGTATCCAAGCACTAGATTTGTTTCGTTTGATATAAAACCAATATGGGAGTAAAAAGATAAAAAGTAAGAAAGTAATAATAGTACCAATTAAGGATAAATTTTCTTTTTCAAAATTAAACAATAAAAGTGGCTGAGACAAAGCCCAGCCA includes the following:
- a CDS encoding CPBP family intramembrane glutamic endopeptidase, with translation MMLIRSFFLLRPRILSTIFFIPILYGIGWALSQPLLLFNFEKENLSLIGTIITFLLFIFLLPYWFYIKRNKSSAWILLGITKDKFLKNFFNFSQGILFALVLIILILVPLLQKNYISWIGEFSPIILLNSIVLGLGVGFAEEIIFRGWLLEELKFEYSTKISISLQAIIFSFVHNLSNEVFWNIVGLRLGFILLGIFLSLVKIRDKGSLWNSIGIHGGLVGIWFLLNNGLIEFKENTPSFLAGPFTQNIPNPIGSFSAILILLLLCFFYTLKSIKIFNRRLN